A window from Thiomonas sp. FB-Cd encodes these proteins:
- the tsaE gene encoding tRNA (adenosine(37)-N6)-threonylcarbamoyltransferase complex ATPase subunit type 1 TsaE produces MTLSLHCDSEHDMSVLGAKLAQALLHLQLPGLLITLRGDLGAGKTTLVRAILRGLGVTDRIKSPSYALVEPYAIDRKSLQLKGTLQTHAYHIDLYRFSQPEEWDEAGLRELLDGHSFCLVEWPERAPALLPRADLEILLIPVPSGRDVQLRSGSPVGAALLNQLVLAQART; encoded by the coding sequence ATGACTCTAAGCCTGCACTGCGACAGCGAGCACGACATGTCAGTCTTGGGCGCAAAACTCGCTCAAGCTTTGCTGCATCTGCAACTTCCCGGGCTTCTCATCACCTTGCGCGGTGATCTCGGCGCCGGCAAAACGACGTTAGTGCGCGCCATCTTGCGTGGCTTGGGCGTCACAGATCGCATCAAAAGTCCCTCTTATGCATTGGTCGAGCCCTATGCAATTGACCGAAAATCTCTACAATTAAAGGGAACTCTTCAGACGCACGCCTATCATATTGATCTGTATCGATTTTCACAGCCTGAGGAATGGGATGAAGCAGGCCTGCGCGAACTGCTTGATGGGCATAGCTTTTGTTTGGTCGAGTGGCCCGAGCGCGCCCCAGCCCTTTTGCCTCGGGCGGACTTGGAAATTTTGTTGATTCCGGTCCCCAGCGGTCGGGATGTGCAGTTACGAAGCGGCAGCCCTGTAGGAGCTGCCTTGCTCAATCAATTGGTGCTCGCGCAAGCGCGCACCTGA
- a CDS encoding AEC family transporter translates to MLRNALLLFPDFALIVLGFAIAQWTTLKRDVWVGVERLVYYVLFPVLLFSTTCRSRYTLSGAAAVLLAGIGALLCGIAFAYAAFWLKSDRRCTASGVQCAFRFNSFIALAVANSLGGAQAVSLVAVLIAFGVPLCNAAAVWALARHGQRGLARELARNPLLVATAAGLVAHSLALNPPGLVLPVLDRIGNASIAMGLMTVGAGLQIRGIHREWRLTAWLMAVRHAIIPLVAWSLAHMLHLNALETLIVVMFGALPTASSAYVLASRMGGDGPYVAGLVSLSTLLGALSLPIFLALAARG, encoded by the coding sequence ATGCTACGCAACGCGCTCCTGCTCTTTCCCGACTTCGCCCTCATCGTGCTGGGCTTCGCAATTGCCCAATGGACAACGCTAAAGCGCGATGTGTGGGTGGGCGTAGAGCGACTTGTGTACTACGTGCTGTTTCCGGTCCTGCTGTTCTCGACAACCTGCCGCAGCCGCTACACATTATCGGGTGCGGCAGCGGTCCTTCTGGCCGGCATTGGCGCCCTGCTTTGCGGAATCGCGTTCGCGTATGCCGCCTTCTGGCTCAAGTCCGACCGGCGGTGCACGGCAAGCGGTGTGCAATGCGCTTTTCGTTTCAACTCCTTTATCGCGCTGGCCGTGGCGAACAGTTTGGGCGGGGCCCAAGCGGTCTCGCTGGTGGCCGTGCTGATCGCTTTCGGGGTGCCACTTTGCAATGCAGCGGCGGTGTGGGCACTGGCTCGACACGGCCAGCGAGGCTTGGCGCGTGAATTGGCCCGCAATCCGCTTCTCGTTGCGACCGCAGCCGGACTTGTGGCCCACAGCTTGGCTCTGAACCCGCCCGGTCTGGTGCTTCCAGTCCTCGACCGCATTGGCAACGCCTCGATCGCGATGGGATTGATGACAGTAGGCGCCGGCCTGCAGATCCGCGGCATCCACCGCGAATGGCGCTTGACGGCATGGCTGATGGCAGTGCGCCATGCCATCATTCCGCTCGTCGCGTGGAGCTTGGCGCATATGCTTCATCTCAACGCGCTGGAAACGCTGATCGTGGTGATGTTCGGAGCTCTGCCCACCGCGTCCAGCGCCTACGTGTTGGCTTCGCGCATGGGTGGTGACGGGCCCTACGTGGCCGGCCTCGTCAGTCTATCGACCCTTCTCGGTGCCCTATCGCTGCCGATTTTCCTGGCACTGGCGGCGAGGGGCTGA
- the queG gene encoding tRNA epoxyqueuosine(34) reductase QueG produces the protein MTLQRPNKPELPALSSAQLQALAQAIRGEAARLGFSQIAICDADLGEAEAEFRRWLEAGYHGEMDYMARHGTKRTRPTELVPGTLRVITARMDYLPAQAPSQWRQKEWARIDDPKAAVVSMYARGRDYHKVLRQRLQALADFIRTRADAGVVRVFTDSAPVLEVALAARAGLGWRGKHTLLLTREAGSMFFLGEIFVGLALPVDEPQSEHCGTCTRCIDVCPTGAIIAPYVVDARRCISYLTIELAGPIPGELRPLMGNRVYGCDDCQLVCPWNKYARRAALPDFAPRHGLDAAGLLQLWAWSEADFVQRTEGSAIRRIGYTRFRRNLAVTLGNARRNLPAAHDLQRDIAAALQQALPGSPAVVAEHIAWALAQQPG, from the coding sequence ATGACCCTCCAAAGACCGAATAAGCCGGAGTTACCTGCCCTGTCGAGTGCGCAGCTGCAAGCCTTGGCGCAGGCCATCCGGGGCGAGGCAGCCCGGTTGGGATTCTCGCAAATCGCCATTTGCGATGCGGACCTGGGCGAGGCTGAAGCCGAATTTCGCCGCTGGCTAGAGGCGGGGTACCACGGCGAGATGGACTACATGGCGCGTCATGGAACCAAGCGCACGCGCCCCACGGAACTGGTACCAGGTACGCTGCGTGTGATCACCGCGCGCATGGACTATTTGCCTGCGCAGGCCCCCTCCCAGTGGCGGCAGAAGGAGTGGGCACGCATCGACGACCCGAAGGCTGCAGTGGTATCAATGTATGCACGAGGCCGCGACTATCACAAGGTCTTGCGCCAACGACTGCAGGCGCTCGCCGACTTTATTCGCACCCGTGCGGACGCTGGTGTTGTGCGTGTGTTCACGGATTCGGCGCCAGTGCTTGAAGTGGCCCTTGCCGCGCGCGCCGGGCTGGGCTGGCGGGGCAAGCACACGCTGTTGCTGACACGCGAGGCCGGTTCCATGTTCTTTCTTGGCGAGATTTTTGTTGGCCTTGCCCTGCCGGTGGATGAGCCCCAATCTGAGCATTGCGGCACCTGCACGCGTTGCATCGACGTGTGCCCCACCGGCGCCATCATTGCGCCGTACGTGGTGGACGCGCGGCGCTGTATTTCCTACTTGACCATTGAACTGGCTGGGCCTATCCCGGGGGAATTGCGCCCGTTGATGGGAAACCGCGTCTACGGTTGCGACGACTGCCAACTGGTTTGCCCCTGGAACAAGTATGCACGACGCGCGGCGCTGCCCGACTTCGCGCCGCGCCATGGCCTTGATGCTGCAGGTCTATTGCAATTGTGGGCATGGAGCGAGGCGGACTTCGTGCAGCGCACCGAGGGCAGCGCCATTCGGCGCATCGGCTATACGCGGTTTCGGCGTAACCTTGCGGTGACACTGGGCAACGCACGCCGCAATCTGCCAGCCGCGCACGATCTACAGCGCGACATCGCCGCTGCCCTGCAGCAGGCCCTTCCGGGCTCCCCGGCTGTCGTGGCCGAGCATATCGCTTGGGCGCTGGCTCAGCAGCCGGGCTGA